A single genomic interval of Amblyraja radiata isolate CabotCenter1 chromosome 33, sAmbRad1.1.pri, whole genome shotgun sequence harbors:
- the cxcr5 gene encoding C-X-C chemokine receptor type 5 has protein sequence MSEMRFEISDFDVYTWNDSYGNDSYGNDEIPTFPEATYCPEVEETPHYFRKIIVPIIYFLVFLLGTIGNSLVLAILLRYKGSRSPTDSYLLHLAVADLLLVLVLPFFALESIFKWFFGIFLCKFLGSIHKLNFFCNSLLLACISIDRYLAIVYAVQIHKRHSAKYAHLVCSAIWVTGFLLQIPNLIFLQVEANDYDNETKCVYTSAMAHDWLLFEQFLYHGIGFALPLAVMCYCYAMVIKTLYKTQTFGRHKAIKVVLTVTVMFCICWAPYNVAKFIKTLCKLQVITADCDSYRKLTFTIVVSESTGFIHSCLNPVLYVFIGVKFRDSILKLFRDLHCISQATLDNFLHQKIGERNRSSSVFENTTSWSNI, from the coding sequence TACACCTGGAATGACTCCTATGGCAATGACTCCTATGGCAATGACGAGATCCCTACGTTTCCTGAAGCAACTTACTGTCCAGAGGTTGAGGAAACGCCGCACTATTTCCGAAAGATTATCGTGCCAATAATTTATTTCCTGGTCTTCCTGTTGGGGACCATTGGAAACAGTCTGGTGTTGgcgattttgttacgttacaaggGTTCAAGGTCTCCGACTGACAGCTACTTGCTTCATCTGGCGGTGGCTGACCTCCTCCTGGTCTTGGTCCTCCCGTTCTTTGCCCTCGAGAGTATTTTCAAGTGGTTCTTTGGTATTTTCCTTTGCAAATTTCTAGGCTCCATCCACAAACTCAActtcttctgcaacagcctgctgcTGGCGTGCATCAGCATTGACCGCTATTTGGCAATCGTCTATGCCGTTCAGATCCATAAAAGGCACAGTGCCAAGTATGCCCACCTGGTTTGTTCAGCTATTTGGGTGACAGGTTTCCTGCTACAGATTCCGAATTTAATATTCTTGCAAGTTGAGGCTAATGATTATGACAACGAAACCAAATGCGTTTACACATCAGCTATGGCCCACGACTGGCTGCTTTTTGAACAGTTTCTCTACCACGGAATTGGCTTTGCCTTACCACTCGCAGTGATGTGCTACTGTTATGCAATGGTAATCAAAACATTATACAAGACCCAGACCTTTGGGAGGCACAAAGCCATTAAAGTTGTGCTCACAGTCACCGTGATGTTTTGCATTTGTTGGGCCCCGTACAACGTGGCTAAGTTCATAAAGACACTGTGCAAACTGCAGGTGATCACAGCAGACTGCGATTCCTACAGAAAGCTCACATTTACCATTGTGGTGTCAGAGAGCACTGGATTCATCCACAGCTGCCTGAATCCAGTTCTTTATGTGTTTATTGGGGTGAAGTTCAGAGACAGCATCCTGAAACTCTTCAGAGATCTGCACTGCATCAGTCAGGCAACCTTGGACAACTTCCTTCATCAGAAAATCGGCGAAAGGAATAGGAGCAGTTCTGTCTTTGAGAATACCACGTCCTGGTCCAATATATAA